The DNA segment AGGCCTGTGTGTACCCTATGATTAAGTGATGTCAagtattaaccctttcatgcatggtgacctcatatgaggaCGGATACAAAAAACTCTGttctagtctttatatgaggacatatggaagatgcaaatgcatgatagcctaACCTCATATGAGGCTAGGAGATTGTTGCATCCTCATATCAGAATGCCTTTTTTCaccatataaagcaatgaaaaaataatttcagtgaaaaatatatttattatgtgtcctaaactactgcaaatgttttttttttccagctattttcaatatttcatgcatgcaACGGTTAAAGTAAGGGGAACCAAATGGAAAGCTAACAGCAGTCTATGGTGCAGTATCTTGAATATCGtttccctctcctctttctcagAGACTGGAGcgccagcagcagctgcagcagcagcagttggaGCAGGAGCTGGAGTCAAAGCTGCAGCTGCTCCAGTCTCAGTCCCAGCAGCCTCCTCCCCCTTCCCCGACCCGGCGCTGCAGCACTGAGAACACAGATGTGACCACACAGACCTCCATGAGGGTGCCCCCTGCTGGCGCTGACTACTACAGCAACTCCGAGTCAGACAGGAACATCTCCAACGGCCCTGCGCAACACCAAAACTCCACTTTCAGCTCCAGCGCTGTCGggggtaaaaaaaacacattcaaatacaGCGAGAGGAACGCGCAAccagttttgtgtttgtatgttttaATCAACCCGAgattattatcattttctctTTCCTTTTAAACCCTTTTAAGATGTTGAAACGGATGAAGTGGTCATTGGCAAGATTTCTTTCAAGCCCAAGGATGTGCTCGGCCACGGAGGAGAGGGAACATTTGTCTTCAGGTAAGAAGGTTGTCCTGGTGCTGTAGCAACGCAGGCTTGTGCTTTTCCTACCCCTGGGTAAGGCAGAGCTTTCCACTTCACGTTAGCTCAGGTCAGTTTGTGTGTTCTCCCTTGGTGCTGAAGTGTGAAGTTGTGTCCTGCCATTGCTTTGCTTGTATCGAACGCTGTTTCATATTCTACCCATGTAGAGGCCGCTTTGATGACCGGAACGTGGCGGTGAAGCGAATCCTCCCGGAGTGTTTCGACTTCGCTGACAGGGAGGTGCAGCTTCTCCGCGAGTCAGATGAGCACCCCAATGTCATCCGCTACTTCTGCACCGAGAAGGACAAGCAGTTCTACTACATCGCCACAGAGCTCTGTGCAGCCACACTGCAGGAGGTGAAGCACTCTATTTGGCTCTAGACTGACCCCTGCTGGAATAACTGAGCTCTTGCATGATTGAAGGTTCTGGGATAAGTTCCTGTTCCAGTAACAAACTAGCTTTTTGAGCTTGTTTTTTCTAAAAGTgttctgagatatatatatatatatatatattattatttttttaatcttaaagCTGTATAGTTGAAAGAtctcaatgtattcatttttcacTGCCAGCTTTTTTTTATGGCAGCTTATTTTTTAGTTCTCTAGGTACAGTAATTCTGTAAACAGGGtgacattacatttttattgttgaCAAATTACAACATTTAGATGGTAATGCTAAAGTGTTAGAAATCttatgaatacttttttttttaattaccactCTTGCACTTTCAATATTTCTTTTTAGTATGTTGAAGATCCCATATTCAACGCTCTTGAGATAGATCCTGTGACAATTCTCCATCAAACAATGTCTGGTCTGTCTCATCTGCATTCCCTTAATATCGGTACGTGTAACATTATTGCTGTATATGTGTGGAAGCGTTTCCAATATTCTAGTCTTCATATAAATTGACGTGAAAGTTACCTACTTAATAGCCAACATATTCTGCTTCAGATCAAGCAGATGGCACAGGTGCAGGGCTCGTAATTAAGGCAGTTTTGACAGAATTCAGCTGTAGTAAATCCTGACCCCAGGTCTCTAAGAGTGGCTTCTGTGGTTGTGTGCCCCCAGTGCATCGGGACCTGAAGCCTCGGAACATCCTCATCTCCCTGCCGAACTCCCTGGGCAGGGTGCGGGCCGTCATCTCGGATTTCGGGCTGTGCAAGAAGCTGCCTGCGGGCCGGCACAGCTTCAGCCTGCGCTCTGGGATCCCGGGGACAGAGGGCTGGATCGCTCCTGAGGTGCTCCTAGACAAACCCAAAGATAATCCTGtgagtgtttattattattattattattattattattattattattattattattgcacttaATAAAGTAATAGCCACTCAATAAATGTTCAAGAATAACCTGAGTTTATTCTGAAGAAGGGACCTACTGTACTGTTATGCGGTCTTGTAAGGTTTTTATTGATGAAGTAAGAATTGTAAATTTTCCCGCTGTTATTTTTGGCAGACCTACGCCGTGGATGTTTTCTCAGCGGGCTGTGTGTTTTACTATGTTATCTCCAGAGGTCAGCACCCCTTCGGCGACACCATAAGACGCCAAGCCAACATTCTGTCTGGGGCTTATACCCTTGACCACTTCATGGAAGACTTTTACGGTAAGGAGACACAAAAGTGGCCTGCCGCTGCTTGCGTCTTGTTGGACGAGCAGTGCTACAGCATGTGTGCCTTCTCATTCCAGAGGACGTCATTGCTGAGCACCTGATAATGCAGATGATCAGCAGCAAACCTCAAGAACGACCGTCCACTAGCTGTGTCCTCAAACACCCCTTCTTCTGGAGTCGAGAGAAGCAGCTACAGTTCTTTCAGGTGTGCTCTAAACCTTTTCATTAGCTGTAGTGCCATTTTTCACCCATGTTGCTTAACGGGTAATTTGTCAAAGTCTTTGATTGATTAGGATCGGAAAAATAGTCTGAATGAGAGACGCGCTTTACACACTGTATCTATTCTAAACTGAACTGTCTTCCTTTGCTAGGATGTGAGCGACCGCATAGAGAAGGAACCTGCAGAAGGCCTTATTGTGAACAGGCTGGAGTCTGGGGCGAGAACTGTGGTGAGAACCAACTGGAGGATGCATATTTCTATCCCTCTGCAGACAGGTAAAGACCGCTTCTCTACTTTGAATAAAACAGTAAATCAGGCTACTTGGATTGAATAAGGTTTCTGGCTCTGAACAATTTGGAGTATTTTTTGTAAACAGTATGCCAAATAACCCTTTATTTCTGACACGTGTCATACAGAACCATTGTGATTTTTATAACTGAGTACAGGTTTAAAGTACATTCTCTCCTTTAATATGTCGAGTATAGTAACGGGCAGTAATCTAGCAATCCTTTTATACAAtgcttactgtattttgtttcttttcccCTTAAGACCTGAGAAAATTTCGGACCTACAAAGGCAATTCGGTGCGTGATCTGTTAAGAGCGATGAGGAATAAGGTGTGTACGCAAAACAAACATCGAACACTCTTTCATATTCTACCCATGTAGAGGCCGGAAAGTGGCCGTGAAGCGAATCCTCCTGGAGGGCTTCGACTTCGCTGACAGGGAGGTGCAGCTTCTCTGTGATAAGCCATAGCCTTTCACCATGTTAAAATGTGAACTAGTCAAACGTGAACACCCTTCTCCAGTGTTTCAACAAGCAGCTTTTGTCTTTCAGAAACATCACTACCACGAGCTGCCATTGGACGTTCAGGCTACACTAGGGGAGGTTCCCGACCAGTTTGTTCAGTACTTTACTTCCCGGTTCCCACGCCTGCTTCTCCACACACACAGCGCCATGCGGATCTGTGCCCACGAGAGACTCTTGCACCCCTACTACTCCCAAGAGACCAGCTCACAAACCCTGCAGCAGCAAATAATAAACCAAAGTGCGGAGATACCTGCCACGTGGAAGCAATAGGACGGCTgactttattttaaaagattttaaacaGAAGCAGTAAAAACAACTTGGAATGTATTCAAACAGGTTGGATCTACAAGATGAGTCCTGGGGTCTCAATGCAAAACACTGTGCCATATTCAACATTAACACAGTATGCAGGGCCTCCTTACATTACAGTTTCCTCTATTACTGCACGACCTGGTTTTCTTTTTTGGAAGTGTCCCAGCCAAGTGCTGGCCTGACCCAACTCTGTGTAGCTTCTGAGATTTGACCACTGAAACAAGGGCTAAGACATTCATCATGATCCTGCCTGCCCTGGGAGGAAAATCATAAGTAACGTGTTATACAGGAGACCCATGGCCTTACTGAAAAGATTAACAGAAGTAAGGTTTAGTTACATGAAGAATGTTGAATTAAACACAGCCAATGGTAAACAGATATTAGTTAGTATAcggaaacataaatacattttaaagcattcCACTAAGTTGCATCGAGATTGATAAAACAAGCATTAATTATGCAGGTGTATAGTCGTATGCACTTTGCAGCTTTTTAATAATTTCTCATGTGGTATATTACCTCATCGTAAGGCAGTAATAGGTTTTCAGTGTCCAGAATACATTTTACTGTCAAGGTCTAACATTAATTGACAATCAATAGCTAAACTTGTATCAGTGtaccaaaaaccaaaaaaagtgtATCCTAACTTTAAACTGTTACTTGTGACCAGGAAACTAGCACTTGGTAGGATTTCCTTCAAGGGCTGCTGTGAACCACTGTATCCTGTTAGCACTTTGGTTTCAACATTTACgcctcaaacagaaaaaaacacctgcaaAAAATAAGTCaccaatatcattttttttttttttataatcatgaATACAAAAATTGGATTACTGTTTTAgtaattgtttttataaattattttttattcatgttgatAAAACTTTTTACATTTGGGAGGGGGCAACGGTATTTAGTGGGATATATTTTTGCTCTGTCACAATTTCTAGATCTACAATATCTCAAGtgtttttatgaatttattttagTCAAGAATGCTAGATATACtatgttatttatttcctttGTGGCAGTTTTATAATAGGGTTTTGGAAGTATTTCAAAAGGAACATTTGGAAAGATTTGTGTGTTGGCTACTGTATTAAACACTTACTGGCTGGGTAATAAAATAATCCCAAGGCCAAATAGTGATTAAGTTTTCCAAGTgaaaattacaattttaaacCTGCTGTTTATTATACCTTCACACTCTTATATACTGTAATGAATGTGCAGTCACTTACAGTACCACCACAGGTCACGTTGCACAGGGTAGCTTGTATTGGCGTAAgtgatttcaatttaaaatcaagTTTAATTATTGAAATTGATGACTACGTAAATGTACTTTTGCAGTGTAGGATATAGAGGGGCACTATAAGAAAGCTTttacatatttgtatttatatgacaggatgcatttcttacattttgtaaatatttgtgAGGTGAATGTCGCTGGGGATATTTTGTattggatttttaaataaatggataCATACATTGTATTTGTGTGTCACTTGTGAATGTACAGCACGTGTCCATACTTAATCAAGATTGCTTCTGGAAGCAAACTAATTAAGTCCAGAGGGTTTTGTGAGAAAACACAATTTAAGATGAAAACTTAAGCATTTATAGCTTCTCCAGCACATACACATCTATCTCCATGGCAACCATTTcaatttattttgtaatggcCACAATTTAGTCTGTCCAAATAGCTAAAAATGTCAAACTAAATGCTTCTCATGAACACAGCAAATTAACAAATCTTTAAAAAGATAATCTTTATTCACTTAATATatcaaatgaaattaaacaatttaacagcCAATATACTTGCATCTGAGCGATGggaaatttaaaacattttgtacagAAAAGTACAGTATAAGCAAATGGAAGCAAAACAGTTAGAGAATACAGAACAAAGAAGACTGAGCAATAGTATGACAGACACCAACAGCTTACATGATAAGAAACACTTTCCCTACCGTCTTGGGATAAGCATTTCATACACAGCCTGGATCTAGATTGAACAAGAGGCATTGTGGTAAAACACCAGCACCAGTTagtacagtgaaaaacaataatTATTCCTTATTAAAACAGGTTCAACACAATGCTTTGAACAGGGAATACGCACTCCACCGACAGTAAGATACcaagtgttcatttaaaaaaaaaaaagccacacacCACAGACATTAAAATAAGACGTATTTACATGACTCGTTAAGTTAGAATGCAGAGTTCGCTTGGCTGGTCGCCCTGCTCAGGTGCGCTCTGTGCCTGCAGAGTTCTTCCGCGCTGCAGCAGACTTGGGTGCCAGCAGTTTCTCCACCATGGTGCGTGCATAGCGCAGCCGACTGGCAAGCTCCTTACAACAGCCGTACTCCTCGATCAAGCTCAGCTTGTAGGTGCGGAACTCCCTCTTCTCGTCAATAAAGGTGACCGCTGTCATAAGTGGACACAGGATGACCTTAGTGTGGTCCTGCCAGGGAAAAACGCAACACATGAGGAGTGTACACAGGtaaagaattaatactgatgtcAAATATCAAGCAATTTTACAGTTCACTTATCTGTACTGAAAGCTTTGGTGAAAAAGCCGGAGCTGGTATGGCGGCTCACCTGGAAGAAGTTGATTTGCACAGTGCCGTTGCTGAGGTGCAGCACGATGGCGCTCTTTGTCCTGAACCAGTATCGCAGAAAAGGCAGGCGTGCCAGCTCGTCACCGTCACGGGGAGTGATGTTCGCCCCTGCCTTGAGCAGGTGCTCACTCATGTAGTTCCTGAAATACTTCAGCAAAGTGATCTGAGGATAGAGGGAGGGAAGGTCAACAAACGAAACACTGTGCAAGTTTGAAAACAGTTTCCAACTCTAGTACTTGAATACAGGGTCTAATTTTCACCGATTTGTCAATGTacagtttacatttattttttattttttggaagtcATGCAGTCACCCCTAAAAATCACTCCACAGCATGGTTTTGTATACCACTCAGCAAGTCACAGCTTTTATAAACAGAGCTCAAAAGGACACTGCTGTGTGGACTCACTTTCTTGGTCAGTGCAGAGGGGTAGGAGCGCACACTCAGGTAGGACTCAGAGTTGTTTCTCTCGATGTACTGCAGGCTGTCTCCGTCATTGTACATGATCAGCCGTGTCGAGTCATTGAAGAGAACACCAACGCTGTTGTCACACAGCTGGTAACCTGTGCCAGGAGAAAAAGCCATAATGTTGCTGCAGGAGGACCGAAGACACTAGCTCATTTGAGAGTTAGTATGGTAGACTTTCTGGCCTGTTTGT comes from the Acipenser ruthenus chromosome 13, fAciRut3.2 maternal haplotype, whole genome shotgun sequence genome and includes:
- the ern2 gene encoding serine/threonine-protein kinase/endoribonuclease IRE1, which codes for MMVPFLTLVTHALLLIILGNNFLKCHAGNSVTLPETLLFVSTLDGNLHAVSKQSGDIKWTLKEDPILQVPVYLTEPGFLPDPNDGSLYVFGDKNNDGLMKLPFTIPELVHSSPCRSSDGVLYTGKKHDTWFVVDPKTGEKQTTLTTETSSNICPSAPLLYIGRSEYMITMYDTKTREVRWNATYNDYSAPRCDEKYDYKMAHFASSGDGLVVTVDRDSGDMLWMQNYGSPVVGVYIWQQDSLRRIPLLNVAMETLRYLTFHSQSIRMMSYQFMKEQASTKTQLVPSLYVGKFDTNFYASTSLVHEGVAIVPRGITLARIEGPTTDDVTVRVEGECVITPSTDVKYPQGSTTTNIHNQWLLIGHHELPPAAHTTLLRAFPENLRRTSEAVIPTRPRRWTLFDDFLALNEPGDLPTSSEGDGWQRFDPPQHEDPPAEPLPESVGQDIVTATVIAVLLGGWLVFALTYPKRLERQQQLQQQQLEQELESKLQLLQSQSQQPPPPSPTRRCSTENTDVTTQTSMRVPPAGADYYSNSESDRNISNGPAQHQNSTFSSSAVGDVETDEVVIGKISFKPKDVLGHGGEGTFVFRGRFDDRNVAVKRILPECFDFADREVQLLRESDEHPNVIRYFCTEKDKQFYYIATELCAATLQEYVEDPIFNALEIDPVTILHQTMSGLSHLHSLNIVHRDLKPRNILISLPNSLGRVRAVISDFGLCKKLPAGRHSFSLRSGIPGTEGWIAPEVLLDKPKDNPTYAVDVFSAGCVFYYVISRGQHPFGDTIRRQANILSGAYTLDHFMEDFYEDVIAEHLIMQMISSKPQERPSTSCVLKHPFFWSREKQLQFFQDVSDRIEKEPAEGLIVNRLESGARTVVRTNWRMHISIPLQTDLRKFRTYKGNSVRDLLRAMRNKKHHYHELPLDVQATLGEVPDQFVQYFTSRFPRLLLHTHSAMRICAHERLLHPYYSQETSSQTLQQQIINQSAEIPATWKQ